GCCTTCGGCAGCCACCCGGCCTTTGTGCACAACATGTTCTACGCGCCGGCGTTGTTCATCGCCGTCTACATCGGCCGCGACGAATGCCCTGACACCCTGGTGCGGCTGCTCAAATACGGCCTGCTGGGCATGCTGCTGCTGAGCCTGGCCCTGGTGGCGGTGAAGCCCGATCTGGTGCTGGAGCGGCCCTATCTGCGTAGCTGGGTGCCGGGACTGAATTTCCGCTTCTGGGGGCTGGGCTCGCATGCCAACAGCATCGGTCCGCTCGCCCTGCTGCTGATGCTGCTGGAGTACCTGCTGCCGGGCCGCCGCCTGCTGCTGCGTGCGCTGACCTGGCTGGTGGCGCTGGTGGTGCTGGTGCTCGCGCAGTCCAAGACCGCCTGGGCCATCTCGGGCCTGCTGGTGGCCGTGCTGGCCTGGTACCGCTGGTCGCGCGATGAGCAGGGGCGCATGCGCGTGGGCTTCCTGCTGACGGTCATCTTCATGGGCGTCTTCGTATGCGCCGCCTTGTTGCTGCTGGATACCGACCGGCTGCTCGCCAAGATCCTCTACAGCCGGGTTGGCAGCGACCTGTCCACGCTCACCGGCCGCGCCGCGATCTGGCAGGCGGCCATCGCCGCCTGGGAGGCCAACCCCCTGTTCGGCTACGGCCCCGAGGCCTGGGGCCCCGCGCACCGCGCCAGCATCGGCATGCTCTACGCCTTCAGCGCGCACAACCAGTTCTTCCAGTCGCTCAGCACGGCGGGCGGCGTGGGTGCGGCCTGCTTCGTTGTCTACTTCCTCTGCCTGGGCTGGTGTGCCTGGCGCGCCGCACCCGCTAGCAAG
This portion of the Paucibacter sediminis genome encodes:
- a CDS encoding O-antigen ligase family protein: MTSADLLSFLIFGGIALALAMGLVLAQAAVFSAEQHHGRWVTPLLPVLMLLAICVATATSGRKLGLTDFDADLQSGVGGGGGSVLRLFTATLLALSIARAFGHLRRRQPNPSRPAATALMFSFMAFFVSGTVLSSAFGSHPAFVHNMFYAPALFIAVYIGRDECPDTLVRLLKYGLLGMLLLSLALVAVKPDLVLERPYLRSWVPGLNFRFWGLGSHANSIGPLALLLMLLEYLLPGRRLLLRALTWLVALVVLVLAQSKTAWAISGLLVAVLAWYRWSRDEQGRMRVGFLLTVIFMGVFVCAALLLLDTDRLLAKILYSRVGSDLSTLTGRAAIWQAAIAAWEANPLFGYGPEAWGPAHRASIGMLYAFSAHNQFFQSLSTAGGVGAACFVVYFLCLGWCAWRAAPASKGVSLALFLFVAARCVTEAPLSIHTLFNADTLTHLVLFRLVLINPGSKKPAPQPAALRFAAA